A genomic segment from Lujinxingia sediminis encodes:
- a CDS encoding phosphotransferase has product MNSDSKTTGTPAPTRRPPLPETTRRLAEEPGWTWDEVEIDGERRWHFRWPDAARSGRHQALCDEIGPGALTLTTEAPSRFSAARWSPSHPGLPLSSVSELSSRLTIMRALGQALRHLHNHPCPDGFGVPTRLHLAGTSYFQTFNAALAAHLDEMARCLEHVDDDTERVRFTESFAWLRQSLSSFHPRTRSVWTITNVTPGRILVEPEQGRISAFLDLSQAALRPPESDLAIALSPTLAGNSPATERAFWAGYGAAPTMDLRRRLRFFTRLAHLEAALPPHR; this is encoded by the coding sequence ATGAACAGCGACTCTAAAACCACCGGCACCCCGGCACCCACGCGCCGCCCTCCTCTCCCCGAGACCACACGCCGGCTCGCCGAGGAGCCCGGCTGGACCTGGGACGAAGTCGAGATCGATGGCGAGCGCCGCTGGCACTTTCGCTGGCCCGACGCCGCGCGCTCCGGCCGCCACCAGGCCCTCTGCGACGAAATCGGCCCCGGTGCGCTCACCCTCACCACGGAAGCTCCCTCGCGCTTCAGCGCGGCCCGCTGGAGCCCTTCTCACCCGGGCTTACCCCTTAGCAGTGTCTCCGAGTTGAGCAGCCGCCTGACCATAATGCGCGCGCTCGGCCAGGCCCTACGACACCTTCACAACCACCCCTGCCCCGATGGCTTCGGAGTCCCCACTCGCCTCCACCTCGCGGGCACCTCGTACTTCCAGACCTTCAACGCCGCACTCGCCGCGCACCTGGACGAGATGGCCCGTTGCCTCGAACATGTCGATGACGACACCGAGCGCGTGCGCTTCACTGAAAGTTTCGCCTGGCTTCGCCAGAGCCTGAGCTCCTTCCATCCCCGCACCCGCAGCGTCTGGACCATCACGAACGTGACCCCCGGCCGCATCCTCGTCGAACCCGAGCAAGGCCGCATCTCCGCCTTCCTCGATCTCTCGCAGGCCGCGCTTCGTCCGCCTGAGTCTGACCTTGCGATCGCGCTCTCTCCCACCCTGGCCGGCAACTCCCCGGCCACCGAGCGCGCCTTCTGGGCCGGCTACGGCGCTGCCCCGACCATGGACCTTCGCCGCAGGTTGCGCTTCTTCACCAGGCTCGCGCACCTCGAGGCCGCTCTGCCCCCTCACCGCTAA